Sequence from the Parvicella tangerina genome:
TTAATTTTGTATTCTAGTTTTTAGATTTGCTCTTCCTCCTGAAATGGGTATTCCATGGTGAAGTTCGTCAATTCAGCAAATTGAGATATTCTATCTGCAATTTCTTCCATTGTTAAGTCTCGAAGTCTTTCGATTCCAAATTTTTCTACTGTAAAAGAAGCAAGTGCTGATCCCATGATAATGGCATTTTTCATGTTTTCCCATGAGATGTTTCCTGAGCTAGCTAAGTATCCTATAAACCCTCCCGCAAACGTATCTCCAGCACCAGTGGGGTCAAACACTTCTTCCAAAGGAAGCGCAGGAGCAAAAAATACTCGCTCATCATTAAACAACAGCGCTCCATGTTCACCCTTTTTGATAATCAAATATTTGGGTCCCATGGTTAAGATTTTCTTTGCAGCTTTTCTAAGCGAGTATTCACCAGACAGTAAACGAGCCTCTTCATCATTGATGGTTAGTACATCTACTTCTTTGATTACAGTCAACAAATCGTCAAGTGCAACTTCCATCCAAAAGTTCATGGTATCCAAAACAATAAGCTTTGGTCTTTTCTCCAGGCGATCAATCACTTGAAGCTGAGCCTGTGGAGCAAGGTTCCCAAGCATTAAATACTCACAGTCTTGATAAGCGTCTGGAATGATTGGATCAAAAGTCTCAAGAACGTTTAATTGTGTATCGATCGTATCTCTTGAGTTCATATCAGCGTGATACTTACCCGACCAGAAAAAAGTTTTTTCTCCTTGTTTTACTTGAAGACCTTCAGTTGAAATATCTCGATCGGAGAACATGTCAATAACATCCTGAGGAAAATCATCACCCACTACGGATACGATTTTTGCTCCTTTAGTAAAGTACGATGCGGCAAGACTGATGTATGTACAAGCTCCGCCAATAATTTTATCGGTCTTCCCGAAAGGTGTTTCAATAGCATCAAAAGCTACTGTACCAACGTTAACTAGGCTCATTTTTGCGTTTTTATTTAATTTTTTTGGCAAAGATATTGTTTAATTCCAAACTTTAAATTAATATTGCACCCCGTTTCAAAAACGATGCTTCTTTAGCTCAGTTGGTTAGAGCATCTGACTGTTAATCAGAGGGTCCTTGGTTCGAGCCCAAGAAGAAGCGCTAGAAAAGCAAGAAAAGCTGATCATTTTTTGGTCAGCTTTTTTTATGTGAAAGATTTTGTGGGCGAGAAGTTTATACCGAGAGAGGTGATAACCGAACCGAGGTGAGCCCAAGAAGAAGCGCTAGAAAAGCAAGAAAAGCTGATCATTTTTTGGTCAGCTTTTTTTATGTGAAAGATTTTGTGGGCGAGAAGTTTATACCGAGAGAGGTGATAACCGAACCGAGGTGAGCCCAAGAAGAAGCGCTAGAAAAGCAAGAAAAGCTGATCATTTTTTGGTCAGCTTTTTTTATGTGAAAGATTTTGTGGGCGAGAAGTTTATACCGAGAGAGGTGATAACCGAACCGAGGTGAGCCCAAGAAGAAGCGCTAGAAAAGCAGAAAAAGCTGATCATTTTTGGTCAGCTTTTTTGTTTTAGGTCAGGTGCTAAGTTTTTATAATTACTTTTAGTCTCATGAAAAAAGTAACAATTCTATTAGTTAGTGTGGCTATAGCACTATCCATGTCTAACTGCAAGGCCATGGCCAGAGCTGCGGCTAAGTACTGGACCAAAAAGCAGATCAAACAGTTTGTAAATAATTGCGAAGAGAAGTCTGCCAAATTTGTTGGAGAAGAAAAGGCTCATCAGTTTTGTGATTGCGCAGTTGATCAGGTGGCAGAAAAGTATAAAGACTACAAAACTGTGGAAGACGTATCTATTATGGAGGTTATTAAAATAGCCAATGACTGCAGGTAAAAGCTAAAGTTCACTTTCCAACTTCTTCCTGCGCTCACTGATGTCTTGAATAAAGTGTCCAGCCTCCCCAACATCAATACGTCCTTTCTTTTGCAGACGCTCTACCGTTTTTTCTTCATAATCAAGTAAGGTTCGTATCGCTCGCTGAGTAGAAAGCGTTTCATAAATGTTAGGGTATTCTGAACGAAGGTTTCTGATAAAGGATTGACCAGCAATTTTATTTGCATTGATTTCTTCCTCAAGTTTTTCTAGCATCTCCATGCCCACATTTTCGTTTCTAGCAATACTTCCCAAGAGTGAAATACACTCATCTTGAGCCAAAACGAAACCAATAGCCGCATCATAACTCTCTGCCAGTCGGTTTACAGCTATTCGGTGCCTTAACTTTTTCAAAAAACCTGATTGAGATAGACGTTTAACCCACCCCGGAATTGTCCAAAGATCTTCCAAGTCTTTTCGATGTGATAATGGTAACTTTCCGTTTTCATCAATTAAGTTGTTTATGCCTTCTGTGAGGCTAGGAATCACCTTACCGGGCAACATTCCCTCTTTGAATTGATGCCAATAACTACTTTTCTCTTTTTCAAGTAGCTTTTTCCGGAGTTCAGCAATTGTTTTTTCCTCGTGCTCATCACCTATCTTAACGTCTGATTCTGGTGGGAGAAATGATTCAACTGTATCCCAATCAGCCTTTTTCAAATAACGGTCTTGTTTACTTCGGTTTACTTTTTTCTCACCAGCCATTCGCAAGTAATGATTTACACTTGCCCGCATTTCTAATTTAGATTCACTTAGCTTGAGCAGTCCAAGTTTTTCAATGATCATTTTAATAGTTGTGGCATTTACAAGCAGCGTAAGTGTTACGGTTCCCGCAATCAAGAAAAGGAACTCTTCTTTTATCTCAATCGCCTGATCAAGGGTTACGCCCATTGTACTTACGAGGTCATTTGGATTAATATTTGCAACAATTAAAGCCAGCGCAAGTCCAATAGCTCCCCTTAACGCTCCGTACCAAACTACAACACCCTCTTTTTTAGTGAGTCCATAACCTGCATTCTTCATAATAGGGAAGAACATCGTAAGTACAATAGCTCGAACAATATGAATACCAATATAAACAATCAATAGGATGACGAAGTCACTTGCCGTGAACTGAGTTCGTTGAGAAACTACTAACCCAACGATTAAGAAGATGATACAGTTGGCAATGAATCCAGCTAACTCCCAGAATTCATGCATAAAGTGCTCAACTTTTGGTGAAATACTCGATCTTCCAGGACCTCCTAATACTAACCCCAAAGCAACTAGGGCAAGGACTCCAGAAACATGAAAAAAGTGTTCTGCCGTATAAAAAGTCAGGTAAGCTGCACCTACAACTAGTGTGATTTCAACCATAGCATCGGTGTAGATTCGACTTAACCACTTCACGCAAATCCACCCCATAAAAAGACCAATACCAATTCCGCCAAAAGAAACAATCACAAACTTAAGAATGCCGTTCATACCATCAGCTTCACCTGTTAATGCACCAAGGAAAACCATAAAGATCACAATAGCAGTTCCATCGTTTAATAAAGACTCTCCTTCTATGGTTGTTCCTAATTTCTTACTTGCACCAAGATCCTTGAGCAGCGCAACTACGGCAACAGGGTCGGTAGCACTGATTACCGCACCAAACATCAAAGCCAAACTCCAGTTTGCCCAACCTTCAAGACCGATGTCAAAATAATCGATCCCAATAACGATAAGTGCCGTAAGTACCAATGCAACAAGAATTCCAGGGACAGCAAGCAAGACGGAGTTTACAGCGGTCTTTTTGAAGGTATGGAAATCCATGGCAAAAGCGGCTTCAAAAATCAATATCGGTAAGAAAATATATAAAAGTAAGTGCGGATCAATATGTGCTGCATTGTACAAAGAGTCCTTAATAAAGCTCACATCAAGGCTCCCCCAAGTCTCGAAATACCCCAACCGTGAAAAGCTTCCTAAAACAATCCCTATAACGAGTAAAAGAGCAGTAAAAGGAATTGGCAACTTCTTCAAAAGATGCCTGGTGGAAACACCGATAAATACAGCTACTATTATGAAAAAAAGCATAGATGTGTCAGGGTGATGACCGTGTTCCACTTGCTCTACAGCAATTTCTTCTGCCACTTCAACACCATGATCTGTTGTAGGGTTGGCAAAAAGTGAAAAGTTTAAGTTAATTACGAGTGCAAGTAAAAGTGTGATAAGCTTAGGCATAGCATGTAATTTGGTGAACAAGGTAAGGATTATTTCAATTTTGATGCTAAAACTAAAGTCTTAAAAACTTCTTTTTTGATTCGTTTTTTGATCTATTGTACTACTTACTTTTGGAGAATGGAAAGAGTGATAATAGCAATGGCCCTTATAGTTGTACTATTGTTGAGTTGTGGAATTGATCAAGAAAACACGGTTGATAAAGGAGAGAAAGTAGTAGAAATAGTTCCGGATAGTACGGCTTATTTTGATAGTGTCTATGCTCCTTATAAGATTAGTCTGGATACTTTTTTTAGGAACAAATTTGAGCAGACTCATTTTTATGGTACGGTTCTATTCGCCCAAAGAGGTCGCATTATATTTGAGAATGTTTACGGGTATGCTAATCTGCAAACCAAAGATACACTAACACTGGATCACACTTTTCAGTTGGCTTCGGCAAGTAAACCTTTTACCGCAGTCGCTATTCTGCAGCTCGTTGAACAAGGGAAAATTACGCTTTCAGATGAGATGCATAAGTTTTTCCCTTCTTTTCCTTACGATGGAATTACGGTAGAACAATTGCTTGCACACAGAAGCGGGATGAGTCAATACACGCATTTTTGCGATGCTCCAGATACGATTTGGCCAGACAAACACAAAACAATAACGAATAATGATGTCATCAAGATCATGAGCGAGATCAAGCCGATGATCAACTATGCTCCAAACCAAACTCACTATTATTGCAACACAAACTATATGCTTTTAGCATCCATTGTAGAAAAAGTATCTGGAGTGTCGTTTTCTGATTATCTCAAAACTAACATCTTCCAACCTAGTGGTATGACGCACACGGTACTTTATACACGAGATAATGATGACGAGTTGATTTTACCCACAATTGGCTACAACGGAGCATTCAACCCTACTATTGATATCTACTTGAATGGCGTAGTCGGGGATAAAGGAATCTACTCGAATGTACACGATATGTTGAAATTTGATCAGGCGTTATATAACGGTACGCTACTACAAGACTCCACTGTTGCACTAATGATGACGGATCATAATGAACTGCAAAGTAATGGGCAAAACTATGGATACGGGTTTAGAATTTATCCCGAGGAGTCTACAGAAGGCTTGGGAAGGATCGTGTTTCATACAGGTTGGTGGAAAGGGTTTAGAACCTATTTTATTCGAGTTCCGAAGCAAGAAAAAACAATAATAGTGCTGACGCATATTAAGAGAGGAAAGTTTTTAGACATCAAAGAACTGGTTAGCTTAATAAAAAGTTTATAAATGGAAGGAACGGAGCGAAAGAATATCAAAGTTGGTATGACCGTAAAGGTGGTCCAAAAGCATCATCAGCGGACAGGCGAACTCACGGAAGGTTTGGTAAAACAGTTGCTGACAAAGTCTCCAAAACACCCTCATGGAATAAAGGTAAGACTGGAGTCTGGAATTGTTGGAAGGGTCAAGAAAATAATTTGAACCAAACAAATTTAGTCGAAAAGTGTCGAGGCTTATCTCTTTTTATCGTAATATTGCAATGTAATTATGGGACTAACGAAAACAGACTTATATTCTGCAGAGCAAAATGCATTTGCACAAATGGGAAAGGTATTTTCGCATCCGGCTCGTGTGGCTATTTTGCAATACTTGCTCAAGGCAAATGCGTGCATTAATTCAGACTTGGTTCAGGAATTAGGACTTGCTCAAGCAACGATCAGTCAACATTTAAAGGAGCTGAAACAAGTTGGGATCATTCAAGGGACCATTGAGGGGACGTCCATGAACTATTGCATTAACCCATCCAAATGGAAGGAATTTCAAGAATCATTTAACCAACTATTCGAGCAGCATCCTTGTTGCGGAGGAGAAGACTGTTGCTAAACAACAATAGATAAACATCGCAGGATAATTTACTAGAAAAGGAACTGAAAATATGAAACTAAGTGAATTCAAAAACATCCTTAAAGATCAGTCCATGATCAGCTTTCGTTTACCGAATGGGCAATATGTTCCTGCACATTTTCATGTAACAGAAGTGGGGCAAATTTCTAAACATTTTATAGACTGTGGTGGAACAGTAAGAACAGAGAATCGAGTAAATTTTCAACTTTGGGAAGCAAATGATTACGATCATAGGTTACATCCGGAGAAGTTAGTTTCCATTATTGAATTGTCTGAAAGAACACTCCAGTTAAACGATGAGGAAATTGAAGTAGAATATCAAGGAGAAACGATTGGGAAATACGGTATTGACTGGGTGAACAATGAGTTTGTCCTAACATCATTAGTGACCGATTGTTTAGCGAAAGATAAGTGTGGAGTTCCTCAAGAAAAAGTCAAAAAGTCCTTGGCAACGCTTTCAAAAAATGAAAACAAGTGCGTCCCAGGTTCGGGGTGCTGTTAAAACCAAGTCCATGTTTGATAAGCTTAAGAAAGTTGTTGATTGTATTGATTTTGAAACGGTCAGTGATGCGAGAAAGGAGACACTACAAGTTTTGATTGCCTTTATAAGTCAGAAGATCGAAGAGGGTTTTCCCATAGCACTTAACTTCATTTGTACGCATAATTCACGCAGAAGTCAATTTTCTCAGTTATGGGCGAAAGTCGCAGCTGATTTTTACGGAATTGATGCAGATTGTTTTAGTGGGGGAGTGGAAGTGACAGCATTCAATAAAAACGCTGTCGACTCCCTAATAAGATTTGGTTTTAAAATGACCAAAGAAGGTGTTGAAAATCCAATTTATGCTATTCGCTGGGATGACGTTCATGAACCCATAAAAATGTATTCGAAGTTATATGATGACCCACTAAACTCGAGAACTCATTTTGCGGCCATTATGACTTGTGCACATGCCGATGAAAATTGCCCTGTTGTAATGGGATGTGAACAAAGAATTCCGATTCGATATAGTGACCCCAAAAAATATGACAATACACCTTTGCAAAACACAATGTATGATCATTGTAGCTTTCGAATAGCTACTGAAATGTTCTATGTTTTTAGTCAGATAGAAAAATGAAAGCTTTTCTTGGAGAGCTCATAGGGACAATGATCCTCGTAATCATAGGCTGTGGAACGGTGGCTATAGCCGTTTTATTTGGAGCTTTAAATTTATACGGTGTTGCTCTGTTTTTTGGAGCAGGTGTTACGGTGGCAATTTACGCGTCAAGGTCAATGTGTCCAGCTCATCTGAATCCAGCGGTAAGCTTCGCATTTATGCTTCGAAAGGCACTTAATTTCCGTAGGTTTTTTGAGTTTGTAGGTGCCCAGTTAATTGGAGCCATGCTCGGAGCGATTGTTTTGCTATTAATTTTCAACGGATTCATTGAGGAGTATGAATCTGCCAATGAAATTGTGAGAGGCAGCGAAGGATCTTACCATTCCGCTGCGATGTTTGGAGAGTATTTTCCTAACCCTGGTTTTGAGAGTGAACTCCAAGTTTCGCATTATCAAGCCATTTTTTGGGAAGGTATCGGCACGTTTTTCTTGATGCTGTCCATTCTCTACGTGCAACGAATTCAGGAGATAATCAAAATCCCAGCTCCGGTAATTATTGGACTAACGGTTGCCCTACTTATAATTCTCATTGCTCCCTACACGCAAGGGGGGTTTAACCCAGCAAGAGATTTCGGACCACGAATCATAGCCTATTTTGGAGGGTGGGAAAAAGCAGCATTTCCTGAAGTTTCGTTTGGGTTTTTAACGGTCTATATACTAGGGCCAATTTTAGGAGCGAGTTTGGCTACCCTAATCACTAAACTTAGGCGTTAAGGAACTGCGCTAACTAGTGCTTTACGCATTTTAATAGGACTGATTCAGGACTAGTTGTTACCACTTTAATGAAGTAAACACCTGATTCTTTTGGTAAGGAAACCTGAACACTATTATTAGACGTTTCGATGTCTGGTGTGCCGACCACTCTTCCTGTTGCATCCAATACGATTAACTCACTGACTTCAATTTGTTGTGGGATCACTAAGTGCAAGTAATCATAGGTAGGGTTTGGGTAGATGGATAGATCTGTAGTTTCTAATGGCCCTAATCCTACTCCCTCTACAACATAGCACGCAGAGGTATCCGTACATCCATTATCGCTTATAATAAGAGCATATTCTCCATCAGCTATCGGTGAAAATGACTGGTTATTTTGACCAGCAATAGGAGAGAGTCCCGTAAGGCAATCTGCCCATTGATAGTTACCTGTATTACTGACAGCATTTAATACAACACCTGATTGTATCACAGAAGTGTCTACATTATTTACGGTTAAACTAACTGTAATGACACTATCACAGCCCATTGCGTTTGGAATGGTGTCCATATAGTTGCCGGTGCTGGTCCAATTGTACTGACCACTAGGCGAGGTGTATTCGTCACATACCGTCTCTGAAAAATTAGAATAGCTAGCGTTGATAGACAGATCAATCGTTATAATGCTATCACATCCATGACTATTCGTGATGGTGTCCAGATACGTACCGCTAGTGTTATAAGTAGCACTCCCGCTAGGTGAAGTATAGGAATAACACTCATTCACGCTGAGATTTCCGAACGTTTTATTTACCGTTAAGTTCAACGTCATAATACTATCACACCCAGAATGGTTTGGAAGCGTATCATAGTACGTTCCAGTGGTATCATAGGTAATCCCGTTCCAGTTGTAACCATCACAAACGGTAATTGCCTCTGTAGAAGATGATGAGGTGCCAACGGTGAGCGAAAGCGATTTGATGGTATCGCAACCAGATCCATCTAAAATAGTATCCTTGTAGGTTCCTGAAACCGAATAATAAGTGCCTTCCCACAGAACACTATCACAAACATTCATAGATTCAAATGTGTAGTTGTATTCCGCTGGACCCTCAATTACGATTCGTTTACTCAATGTGTTTCCTAGTGCATCTGTTACGGATACAACATAAACGCCCTCTGCTAATCCATTTGCAGATGAGCTGGTGCTGACGGATGGTAGCCAGGTATAGTTATATGGTGGGGTTCCGTTAAAAGCCTGAACGGTAGCGGATCCTGTATTCGGGCCTGTACATTGTACATTTTCTTGATGGGTAATTGCTAGAGCAAAGTTCTCTGCATGCGCAACATATCCATTGTTTCCTCCAACATAACCCTGTCCTTGAGGAGAAAAATGAATGGTGTTGAACCCATTAGTTGAGGTAAGTTGATTCGTTTCCCAGGTAGCTCCGCCATCCGTAGTTTTGTGAACAAATCCACTTGTGTTAGCTCCAGATGAGAATGTCGCACTTGTGCCTCCTGCCACAAAGCCAGTCTGATCGTCCATGAAATACATTGATGTTATGTCTGACCCATTCAATGGTGAAACTGATGTCCAATTTGTGCCGCCATCGGTCGTTTTTAACAACGTATTTAGTTGTCCTGCCACATATCCTGTATCCGCATCCCAGAAAAAGACATCAAACATGCTAACACTCACTCCAATATTATAGTAATTATAGGAAGAGCCACCGTCATTTGTGTTGACCACTAATCCATTGTCACCCACAAAATAGACAGTGTCTTTAGAGAGCGCATAACTAGCTCTGATTTTAGAGGGGCCAGGTGTGCTGACATCCGTCCAGTTATCACCACCGTCAATTGTTTTAAGAACAACTCCATTATCACCAGCAATGTATCCGTTGAGTGAATCGGTGAAGACAACGGTATTCAGGTAACCATGTGGAACGGATTGATAACTCCAACTTTCACC
This genomic interval carries:
- a CDS encoding YwbE family protein, producing MEGTERKNIKVGMTVKVVQKHHQRTGELTEGLVKQLLTKSPKHPHGIKVRLESGIVGRVKKII
- a CDS encoding cation:proton antiporter; translation: MPKLITLLLALVINLNFSLFANPTTDHGVEVAEEIAVEQVEHGHHPDTSMLFFIIVAVFIGVSTRHLLKKLPIPFTALLLVIGIVLGSFSRLGYFETWGSLDVSFIKDSLYNAAHIDPHLLLYIFLPILIFEAAFAMDFHTFKKTAVNSVLLAVPGILVALVLTALIVIGIDYFDIGLEGWANWSLALMFGAVISATDPVAVVALLKDLGASKKLGTTIEGESLLNDGTAIVIFMVFLGALTGEADGMNGILKFVIVSFGGIGIGLFMGWICVKWLSRIYTDAMVEITLVVGAAYLTFYTAEHFFHVSGVLALVALGLVLGGPGRSSISPKVEHFMHEFWELAGFIANCIIFLIVGLVVSQRTQFTASDFVILLIVYIGIHIVRAIVLTMFFPIMKNAGYGLTKKEGVVVWYGALRGAIGLALALIVANINPNDLVSTMGVTLDQAIEIKEEFLFLIAGTVTLTLLVNATTIKMIIEKLGLLKLSESKLEMRASVNHYLRMAGEKKVNRSKQDRYLKKADWDTVESFLPPESDVKIGDEHEEKTIAELRKKLLEKEKSSYWHQFKEGMLPGKVIPSLTEGINNLIDENGKLPLSHRKDLEDLWTIPGWVKRLSQSGFLKKLRHRIAVNRLAESYDAAIGFVLAQDECISLLGSIARNENVGMEMLEKLEEEINANKIAGQSFIRNLRSEYPNIYETLSTQRAIRTLLDYEEKTVERLQKKGRIDVGEAGHFIQDISERRKKLESEL
- a CDS encoding DUF6428 family protein → MKLSEFKNILKDQSMISFRLPNGQYVPAHFHVTEVGQISKHFIDCGGTVRTENRVNFQLWEANDYDHRLHPEKLVSIIELSERTLQLNDEEIEVEYQGETIGKYGIDWVNNEFVLTSLVTDCLAKDKCGVPQEKVKKSLATLSKNENKCVPGSGCC
- a CDS encoding protein-tyrosine-phosphatase, whose protein sequence is MKTSASQVRGAVKTKSMFDKLKKVVDCIDFETVSDARKETLQVLIAFISQKIEEGFPIALNFICTHNSRRSQFSQLWAKVAADFYGIDADCFSGGVEVTAFNKNAVDSLIRFGFKMTKEGVENPIYAIRWDDVHEPIKMYSKLYDDPLNSRTHFAAIMTCAHADENCPVVMGCEQRIPIRYSDPKKYDNTPLQNTMYDHCSFRIATEMFYVFSQIEK
- a CDS encoding YCF48-related protein, translating into MKNYLLLPLIFCSVLLTGQTNTWIKQATHPSTNTNTCIDFPNDSVGYLVNFSGNFCSTSDSGQHWMLESSITNKKLFGVDFLNDTIGYAVGEDGVIFKTTDGASWNQQTTSNSEDLYGVKVINDTVAFAVGRHHRILRTQNGGVTWSIAPVYESHSSAFLYTVDFVNDTLGFAVGKSNTYDGKLYRTTNGGDNWYSVGSFQWDILSDIYFINDSTYYLLGHTINTFPNTQLNIFKSSDYGAIWELSFEDYPGYIEVLSSLGPNKFSFNTDSTLFIAGTGGMIMKVNIEDSVLTMVPQSLGSVDFKDIFFIDEYTGYVVGVGGVIMQTQDGGETWDQINNGLGSAVRSIISLTENKAHSFGEQSAMCSTIDQGENWDVKKRGTYRIIDACFIDTLHGYRLQHYSSAYCYFMKTLDGGESWSYQSVPHGYLNTVVFTDSLNGYIAGDNGVVLKTIDGGDNWTDVSTPGPSKIRASYALSKDTVYFVGDNGLVVNTNDGGSSYNYYNIGVSVSMFDVFFWDADTGYVAGQLNTLLKTTDGGTNWTSVSPLNGSDITSMYFMDDQTGFVAGGTSATFSSGANTSGFVHKTTDGGATWETNQLTSTNGFNTIHFSPQGQGYVGGNNGYVAHAENFALAITHQENVQCTGPNTGSATVQAFNGTPPYNYTWLPSVSTSSSANGLAEGVYVVSVTDALGNTLSKRIVIEGPAEYNYTFESMNVCDSVLWEGTYYSVSGTYKDTILDGSGCDTIKSLSLTVGTSSSSTEAITVCDGYNWNGITYDTTGTYYDTLPNHSGCDSIMTLNLTVNKTFGNLSVNECYSYTSPSGSATYNTSGTYLDTITNSHGCDSIITIDLSINASYSNFSETVCDEYTSPSGQYNWTSTGNYMDTIPNAMGCDSVITVSLTVNNVDTSVIQSGVVLNAVSNTGNYQWADCLTGLSPIAGQNNQSFSPIADGEYALIISDNGCTDTSACYVVEGVGLGPLETTDLSIYPNPTYDYLHLVIPQQIEVSELIVLDATGRVVGTPDIETSNNSVQVSLPKESGVYFIKVVTTSPESVLLKCVKH
- a CDS encoding PfkB family carbohydrate kinase, yielding MSLVNVGTVAFDAIETPFGKTDKIIGGACTYISLAASYFTKGAKIVSVVGDDFPQDVIDMFSDRDISTEGLQVKQGEKTFFWSGKYHADMNSRDTIDTQLNVLETFDPIIPDAYQDCEYLMLGNLAPQAQLQVIDRLEKRPKLIVLDTMNFWMEVALDDLLTVIKEVDVLTINDEEARLLSGEYSLRKAAKKILTMGPKYLIIKKGEHGALLFNDERVFFAPALPLEEVFDPTGAGDTFAGGFIGYLASSGNISWENMKNAIIMGSALASFTVEKFGIERLRDLTMEEIADRISQFAELTNFTMEYPFQEEEQI
- a CDS encoding ArsR/SmtB family transcription factor → MGLTKTDLYSAEQNAFAQMGKVFSHPARVAILQYLLKANACINSDLVQELGLAQATISQHLKELKQVGIIQGTIEGTSMNYCINPSKWKEFQESFNQLFEQHPCCGGEDCC
- a CDS encoding serine hydrolase domain-containing protein, producing MERVIIAMALIVVLLLSCGIDQENTVDKGEKVVEIVPDSTAYFDSVYAPYKISLDTFFRNKFEQTHFYGTVLFAQRGRIIFENVYGYANLQTKDTLTLDHTFQLASASKPFTAVAILQLVEQGKITLSDEMHKFFPSFPYDGITVEQLLAHRSGMSQYTHFCDAPDTIWPDKHKTITNNDVIKIMSEIKPMINYAPNQTHYYCNTNYMLLASIVEKVSGVSFSDYLKTNIFQPSGMTHTVLYTRDNDDELILPTIGYNGAFNPTIDIYLNGVVGDKGIYSNVHDMLKFDQALYNGTLLQDSTVALMMTDHNELQSNGQNYGYGFRIYPEESTEGLGRIVFHTGWWKGFRTYFIRVPKQEKTIIVLTHIKRGKFLDIKELVSLIKSL
- a CDS encoding MIP/aquaporin family protein; the protein is MKAFLGELIGTMILVIIGCGTVAIAVLFGALNLYGVALFFGAGVTVAIYASRSMCPAHLNPAVSFAFMLRKALNFRRFFEFVGAQLIGAMLGAIVLLLIFNGFIEEYESANEIVRGSEGSYHSAAMFGEYFPNPGFESELQVSHYQAIFWEGIGTFFLMLSILYVQRIQEIIKIPAPVIIGLTVALLIILIAPYTQGGFNPARDFGPRIIAYFGGWEKAAFPEVSFGFLTVYILGPILGASLATLITKLRR